From Nocardia sp. NBC_00416:
AGCAATGGGTTCCGTGACTACTGCCAGTCCACGATCGACCGGGTGCTCGTCATCCGCTCGCTGCTGGAGTCCGGGCTGTCCGTGCGGTTGATCAGGGAGATTCTGCCCGGCCTCACCGACGGATCCGATACCGGCACCGAATTGGTGTGCGCGGAGTTCCTGCACGAGGTGCAGGGTTATCGCGACCGGCTCGCTGCTCGCATCGCCCTTCTCAGCGACCAGCAAGCGGCACTCGATGCCTACCTGCGAGAGGCCCGCGGTACTGATCGCTGACAGCGACTTGACCTTGACGTAAGTGTGAGGTTCCTACGTTCGGTGCATGGAGATCAACAAGCAGCAGCACACCGCCGAGCAGACCGTTCGAGCACTGGTCCAGCGATCGAACCGGGGACCGAAGGATCTGACTCTGGCAACGGATCACCGCCGCCCTACCCCGGGGCCCGGCGAGTACCTGATCCGCGTCGGCGCCGCCGGGGTGAACTTCGCCGATGTCATGCAGACCCATGGCACCTACGGAGGAGGCCCGCAAGCACCCTATGTGGCGGGCTTCGAGGGAGCCGGCGAGATCGTGGAGATCAGCCCGGACGTCGAGAATCCGCTGCCGCTCGGCACCCACGTCGTCGGAGCCGGCCCGGGCGCCTTCGCGCAGTACATGACTATGCCGGCCGCGGGTGCGCTTCCCGTGCCATCCGGCTGGAGCGACGCCGAAGCCCTGGGCCTGGTCCTGAACTGGGCTACCGCCTTGGCGGCTCTGAAGCCGCTGGGCGAGATCAAGACGGGCGAGGTGGTGCTCGTTCATGCCGCGGCCGGCGGCGTCGGGCAGGCTGCCGTCCGCCTCGCCCGCCACTACGGCGCACGCGTGATCGCCGCGGCCTCACCGGAGAAGCACAACACCGTCAAAGCCCTCGGCGCCGACGAGGTGCTGGACAGCCGCCGCCCCGACCTGGCTGCGGAGATCACCCGCCTGACCGGCGGGGTCGACTTGGTCCTGGAATCGGTGGGCCAGGCCACGTTCGCGGCCAGCCTGTCGGTTACCAAGCCCTTCACCGGACGCATCGTCGTATTCGGAGCCGCTTCCGGTGACGCCGATCTGACGACACACGACCTGGTCTTCACCCATCAGGTTCAGATCAAAGGCCTGCACATCGGCGCGATGGCGGTCGCGGCCCCGTCCATCTACCAGTCGTTGCTCGTCGAGATCGAGGCTCTCATCGCCCACGGCGTCTACCCGCCCGGCACCCCACGCGTGCATCCTTTGGCCGAAGGACCGGCGGTGCTCCAGCAACTGGAAGCGGGCCAGACCCGGGGCAAGCTTGCCCTCGATCCCTGGCACTAGGAACGCCATTTCATCGATCCCCACGGCGACCTCAACCGGGAACCGCAGAAGGTCACCGCTCGCCGTCCGGGACACAGGGTCCACATCGAACCGAGCCAGGGCCTGGTTCGCAGCCCACGGCATCGTCGGGATCGAACGCATCGTCACGGACGACGGCGCCTGCTACCGCGCCGGCACGTTCGCCCGGGCCATGCTCGAGGCGCGACACCAGCGCATCACGCCGTACACGCCTCGCCACCACGGCGAGGTGGAGCGCTACAACCGGATCATCGCCGAAGAGTTCCTCTGCGTCCGTTGCTGGGCCTCGGAGGATCAACGCCGAGATGCCCTCGGCGTCTGGAACATCCACTACAACTACCACCGGCCCCACGGTGCAGCTGGAGGCCAACCGCCGGCCCGGCGACTACGCGCAGGCGTAACCAACGTCTTGGCCTCATACAACTAGCGACTCGCACTCCCCTCCGGCGTGACGATCTGTTCCGGCGTCTCGGTGCCGACCCAGCGGGTCAGCGCCGAACGCAATTCGGACGACTCCTCACGAGTGGGCGGCGATCCGGTCGCCCACGCCACCCGGCCGTCGGGGCGTATCAGCAGCGCGGTCGCCGCGGTGTCCTCGGTCCGGGCCACGACCACCGCGACCCGGCTCGGAAGATCGTGCAGCGCCGCGGCCCATGCCCCCTCGCCCCCGAGGTCCACGAGCAACGGCCGACTGTCCCGGAGCAGTTCGGCCAACCGCACGGTTTCGTGTGCGGTGC
This genomic window contains:
- a CDS encoding MerR family transcriptional regulator, giving the protein MKIGEASKFSGVSARSLRHYEDEGLIVPGRFSNGFRDYCQSTIDRVLVIRSLLESGLSVRLIREILPGLTDGSDTGTELVCAEFLHEVQGYRDRLAARIALLSDQQAALDAYLREARGTDR
- a CDS encoding NADPH:quinone oxidoreductase family protein — translated: MEINKQQHTAEQTVRALVQRSNRGPKDLTLATDHRRPTPGPGEYLIRVGAAGVNFADVMQTHGTYGGGPQAPYVAGFEGAGEIVEISPDVENPLPLGTHVVGAGPGAFAQYMTMPAAGALPVPSGWSDAEALGLVLNWATALAALKPLGEIKTGEVVLVHAAAGGVGQAAVRLARHYGARVIAAASPEKHNTVKALGADEVLDSRRPDLAAEITRLTGGVDLVLESVGQATFAASLSVTKPFTGRIVVFGAASGDADLTTHDLVFTHQVQIKGLHIGAMAVAAPSIYQSLLVEIEALIAHGVYPPGTPRVHPLAEGPAVLQQLEAGQTRGKLALDPWH